Proteins from a genomic interval of Denticeps clupeoides chromosome 20, fDenClu1.1, whole genome shotgun sequence:
- the bag6l gene encoding large proline-rich protein BAG6 isoform X1, with translation MEDAGTIDVTVKTLDSQSRSYSVSGELTVKEFKEHIASSVEIPVDKQRLIYQGRVLQDDRTLNDYNVGGKVIHLVERAPPQTTQSSGGENGVPGSSGGPEGGPSAPHTSTSASPGAPHDRNGNSYVMLGTFNLPVNIMDPQQIQMSVQQMMAGVGEAGRNTRVTTATGTNGSVDVHINMDQSVQSEPRLRLQMAENLLREIQSIIHRLEGPSAESSGQPAPVPPPSSSSSSSTQTEGPPQPGPNHPSPTELVEVLSEVRRVEERLRPFMERTHSILGAASSADYNNNTQEREEDQRTLNLIGESLRLLGNTLIALSDLRCNLAAQPPRHLHTVRPISHYSSPVLLQSGMPHIPIPMNLGTTVTMTSNGRQAAEGQSQTSSSGSPSEQAGQGQGPSQAPNGAGQPGQGPGTPRVIRITHQTMEPVVMMQMNLDTDSGNGSQAPGQQNVASAGHSGLPPEFMQAIVHQISQQAVAMAAAASAGHQGPQQAPSNGEPPAPQPQARVVITRPSFSPRIPQPTTRGATINLRATVPPSPGQQPGQGPPLAPSALTQMVSGLVGQLLMPMSTGDQVPTSTSSQSVSFSTPTSTAAASPPASSPSTSAQTSTHTTSTASTGQAQEGNLATLLGSLFGGAAAAGGGVSAGSPAITVTVPGVPAFIHGMTEFIQAGQPVFPPPDPVTPPAPPAAAPAPPQPPSGGGETLSPELFTGIVQGVLSTMMGSLGAGQGNSESIAQFIQRLSQTSNLFTPGAGDAVGFFGDLLSLVCQSISMVDMVLLLHGNPQPLGRIQPQLSAFFTEHYLQGREPTDANIAAAAEELINGLEEYMAESFAGVTVRDGVDIVQTNMSFLRQQFTRMAAHVLRCTDETFGPRLLFMCTQGLFECLALNLYCLRGEHRALTAVVNHRIRRMSAEVNPSLVNWLTSMMSMRLHVILEHNPVTEDQIQHYVTRSQSESMQSGHRDAQTSQPESQNVEMDETRSPAPATTAEEAMASSGDSRMSQRRVSSGDAAAREESGAEVEPWVTTVPPEWVPIIRHDMLSQRKMKAQPPLSDAYLHGMPAKRRKTAQSNGPHLSLSQAVSRAARAAGVQPVTPPDSLQGELEAPELQEAYAEQVRSDLKKRVSEDPDYSSQRFPNSHRAFSGAS, from the exons ATGGAGGACGCTGGAACGATAGATGTCACGGTTAAAACTCTGGACTCCCAAAGTCGGAGTTATTCAGTAAGCGGCGAG CTGACCGTGAAGGAGTTTAAGGAGCACATCGCGTCTTCGGTGGAGATTCCTGTGGACAAGCAGAGGCTGATCTATCAGGGTCGGGTCCTGCAGGATGACCGGACCCTGAACGACTACA ATGTGGGTGGTAAAGTCATCCACCTTGTTGAGCGAGCCCCTCCGCAGACCACTCAGTCTAGTGGTGGGGAGAACGGGgtgcctgggtcttctggaggGCCTGAGGGCGGGCCCAGTGCACCCCATACATCCACCTCGGCCTCGCCGGGAGCCCCGCACGACCGCAACGGCAACAGCTACGTCATGCTGGGCACCTTCAACCTCCCCGTCAACATCATGGACCCTCAGCAGATACAG ATGTCTGTGCAGCAAATGATGGCCGGAGTTGGGGAAGCTGGACGCAACACCCGAGTCACCACGGCAACCGGC ACAAATGGTTCTGTGGACGTGCACATAAACATGGACCAGTCGGTGCAGAGCGAGCCCAGGCTGAGGCTTCAGATGGCTGAGAACCTGCTGAGAGAGATCCAGTCCATAATCCACAGACTGGAG GGCCCTTCGGCTGAATCGTCGGGCCAACCTGCTCCTGTTCCTccaccgtcctcctcctcctcttcttctacTCAAACAGAGGGACCACCCCAGCCAGGACCAAA TCACCCCAGCCCAACCGAGCTGGTGGAGGTCTTGTCAGAGGTGAGAAGGGTGGAGGAGAGGTTACGGCCCTTCATGGAGAGGACTCACTCCATTTTAGGAGCCGCCTCCTCTGCAGACTATAACAACAAC ACtcaagagagagaggaagaccAGCGAACACTTAACCTGATCGGGGAGTCGCTCCGTCTCCTTGGCAACACCCTCATTGCCCTCAGTGACCTCCGTTGCAATCTGGCCGCGCAGCCGCCCCGCCACCTGCACACGGTTCGGCCCATCTCTCACTACTCGTCCCCCGTGCTGCTGCAGAGTGGGATGCCCCACATTCCCATACCG ATGAACCTTGGTACCACGGTCACCATGACCTCCAATGGCAGACAGGCAGCCGAGGGTCAGTCCCAGACTTCCTCCTCTGGCAGCCCGTCAGAGCAGGCTGGACAAGGTCAAGGTCCCTCACAAGCACCTAATGGAGCCGGTCAGCCTGGCCAGGGTCCGGGAACTCCGCGGGTGATCAGGATCACTCATCAGACCATGGAGCCGGTGGTGATGATGCAGATGAATTTGGACA caGATTCAGGAAATGGGTCTCAGGCTCCAGGACAACAGAACGTGGCATCTGCAGGACACTCTG GCCTTCCCCCGGAGTTCATGCAGGCCATTGTTCACCAGATCTCCCAGCAGGCCGTTGCCATGGCAGCCGCTGCTTCTGCCGGCCATCAGGGGCCGCAGCAGGCGCCTTCGAACGGCGAGCCCCCGGCTCCTCAGCCGCAGGCCAGGGTGGTGATCACTCGTCCGTCCTTCTCACCCCGGATTCCCCAGCCCACCACCAGGGGGGCGACCATTAACTTGCGAGCTACTGTGCCGCCCAGTCCAGGCCAGCAGCCTGGCCAG GGTCCCCCTCTGGCTCCATCTGCTCTCACACAAATGGTCAGTGGTTTGGTTGGTCAGCTCTTGATGCCAATGAgcacag gcGATCAAGTCCCCACATCGACATCCTCACAGTCCGTCTCCTTTTCTACCCCGACCTCCACCGCCGCCGCCTCTCCACCGGCCTCCTCGCCCAGCACATCGGCGCAGACCTCCACCCACACCACAAGCACCGCCTCCACAGGCCAGGCTCAGGAGGGGAACCTTGCCACGCTGCTGGGGTCTCTTTTTGGGGGGGCGGCCGCAGCGGGAGGAGGCGTGTCCGCGGGAAGCCCCGCCATTACGGTCACCGTCCCCGGCGTGCCAGCTTTCATACATGGCATGACCGAGTTCATTCAG GCCGGCCAGCCTGTGTTCCCTCCCCCGGACCCCGTAACTCCCCCCGCGCCCCCGGCAGCGGCTCCTGCGCCCCCACAGCCCCCCAGTGGCGGGGGGGAGACCCTGAGCCCGGAGCTTTTCACTGGGATCGTGCAGGGCGTCCTGTCCACCATGATGGGCTCTCTGGGGGCCGGACAGGGCAACAGCGAAAGCATCGCCCAGTTCATCCAGAGGCTCTCCCAGACCAGCAACCTCTTCACCCCGGGGGCTGGAGATGCCGTGG GTTTTTTTGGAGACCTGCTGTCTCTGGTGTGCCAGAGCATCTCCATGGTGGACATGGTGCTGCTGCTCCACGGAAACCCTCAGCCCCTGGGCCGCATCCAGCCGCAGCTCAGCGCGTTCTTCACCGAGCACTACCTCCAGGGGCGAGAGCCCACCGACGCCAACATCGCG GCTGCTGCTGAGGAGCTCATCAACGGACTGGAGGAGTATATGGCGGAGAGTTTT GCCGGCGTGACCGTGCGGGACGGAGTGGACATCGTCCAAACCAACATGTCCTTCCTCCGACAGCAGTTCACACGAATGGCAGCACACGTGTTGCGCTGCACAG atgAAACGTTCGGCCCTCGTCTCTTGTTCATGTGCACGCAGGGCCTGTTTGAGTGTCTGGCTCTGAACCTCTACTGCCTGAGGGGGGAACACCGAGCGCTCACCGCGGTCGTCAACCACCGCATC AGGAGGATGTCGGCCGAGGTGAATCCCAGTCTGGTGAACTGGCTGACCAGCATGATGTCCATGAGGCTGCACGTGATACTGGAACACAATCCGGTGACCGAAGACCAGATCCAGCATTACGTCACCCGCTCGCAG AGCGAGTCGATGCAAAGCGGCCATCGCGACGCACAGACCAGCCAGCCGGAGAGTCAAAATGTAGAG atGGACGAGACGCGCTCTCCTGCCCCCGCCACCACTGCTGAAGAGGCCATGGCATCATCTGGAGACAGTAGGATGTCTCAGCGGAGAGTGTCCTCGGGAGACGCGGCAGCGAGGGAGGAGTCTGGAGCGGAGGTGGAGCCCTGGGTGACCACCGTGCCACCG GAGTGGGTGCCAATCATCAGACATGACATGCTGTCCCAGAGGAAGATGAAGGCTCAGCCGCCCCTCTCTGACGCCTACCTGCACGGCATGCCGGCCAAGAGGAGGAAG ACCGCGCAGAGCAACGGGCCACACCTCTCCCTTTCCCAGGCGGTGAGCCGGGCCGCCCGGGCTGCGGGGGTCCAGCCCGTAACGCCCCCCGACAGCCTGCAGGGGGAGCTGGAGGCGCCGGAGCTTCAGGAGGCGTACGCCGAGCAG GTGAGGAGCGATTTGAAGAAGAGGGTGAGCGAGGACCCGGACTACAGCTCCCAGCGCTTCCCCAACTCGCACCGCGCCTTCTCAGGCGCCTCGTGA
- the bag6l gene encoding large proline-rich protein BAG6 isoform X2: MEDAGTIDVTVKTLDSQSRSYSVSGELTVKEFKEHIASSVEIPVDKQRLIYQGRVLQDDRTLNDYNVGGKVIHLVERAPPQTTQSSGGENGVPGSSGGPEGGPSAPHTSTSASPGAPHDRNGNSYVMLGTFNLPVNIMDPQQIQMSVQQMMAGVGEAGRNTRVTTATGTNGSVDVHINMDQSVQSEPRLRLQMAENLLREIQSIIHRLEGPSAESSGQPAPVPPPSSSSSSSTQTEGPPQPGPNHPSPTELVEVLSEVRRVEERLRPFMERTHSILGAASSADYNNNTQEREEDQRTLNLIGESLRLLGNTLIALSDLRCNLAAQPPRHLHTVRPISHYSSPVLLQSGMPHIPIPMNLGTTVTMTSNGRQAAEGQSQTSSSGSPSEQAGQGQGPSQAPNGAGQPGQGPGTPRVIRITHQTMEPVVMMQMNLDNSGNGSQAPGQQNVASAGHSGLPPEFMQAIVHQISQQAVAMAAAASAGHQGPQQAPSNGEPPAPQPQARVVITRPSFSPRIPQPTTRGATINLRATVPPSPGQQPGQGPPLAPSALTQMVSGLVGQLLMPMSTGDQVPTSTSSQSVSFSTPTSTAAASPPASSPSTSAQTSTHTTSTASTGQAQEGNLATLLGSLFGGAAAAGGGVSAGSPAITVTVPGVPAFIHGMTEFIQAGQPVFPPPDPVTPPAPPAAAPAPPQPPSGGGETLSPELFTGIVQGVLSTMMGSLGAGQGNSESIAQFIQRLSQTSNLFTPGAGDAVGFFGDLLSLVCQSISMVDMVLLLHGNPQPLGRIQPQLSAFFTEHYLQGREPTDANIAAAAEELINGLEEYMAESFAGVTVRDGVDIVQTNMSFLRQQFTRMAAHVLRCTDETFGPRLLFMCTQGLFECLALNLYCLRGEHRALTAVVNHRIRRMSAEVNPSLVNWLTSMMSMRLHVILEHNPVTEDQIQHYVTRSQSESMQSGHRDAQTSQPESQNVEMDETRSPAPATTAEEAMASSGDSRMSQRRVSSGDAAAREESGAEVEPWVTTVPPEWVPIIRHDMLSQRKMKAQPPLSDAYLHGMPAKRRKTAQSNGPHLSLSQAVSRAARAAGVQPVTPPDSLQGELEAPELQEAYAEQVRSDLKKRVSEDPDYSSQRFPNSHRAFSGAS; encoded by the exons ATGGAGGACGCTGGAACGATAGATGTCACGGTTAAAACTCTGGACTCCCAAAGTCGGAGTTATTCAGTAAGCGGCGAG CTGACCGTGAAGGAGTTTAAGGAGCACATCGCGTCTTCGGTGGAGATTCCTGTGGACAAGCAGAGGCTGATCTATCAGGGTCGGGTCCTGCAGGATGACCGGACCCTGAACGACTACA ATGTGGGTGGTAAAGTCATCCACCTTGTTGAGCGAGCCCCTCCGCAGACCACTCAGTCTAGTGGTGGGGAGAACGGGgtgcctgggtcttctggaggGCCTGAGGGCGGGCCCAGTGCACCCCATACATCCACCTCGGCCTCGCCGGGAGCCCCGCACGACCGCAACGGCAACAGCTACGTCATGCTGGGCACCTTCAACCTCCCCGTCAACATCATGGACCCTCAGCAGATACAG ATGTCTGTGCAGCAAATGATGGCCGGAGTTGGGGAAGCTGGACGCAACACCCGAGTCACCACGGCAACCGGC ACAAATGGTTCTGTGGACGTGCACATAAACATGGACCAGTCGGTGCAGAGCGAGCCCAGGCTGAGGCTTCAGATGGCTGAGAACCTGCTGAGAGAGATCCAGTCCATAATCCACAGACTGGAG GGCCCTTCGGCTGAATCGTCGGGCCAACCTGCTCCTGTTCCTccaccgtcctcctcctcctcttcttctacTCAAACAGAGGGACCACCCCAGCCAGGACCAAA TCACCCCAGCCCAACCGAGCTGGTGGAGGTCTTGTCAGAGGTGAGAAGGGTGGAGGAGAGGTTACGGCCCTTCATGGAGAGGACTCACTCCATTTTAGGAGCCGCCTCCTCTGCAGACTATAACAACAAC ACtcaagagagagaggaagaccAGCGAACACTTAACCTGATCGGGGAGTCGCTCCGTCTCCTTGGCAACACCCTCATTGCCCTCAGTGACCTCCGTTGCAATCTGGCCGCGCAGCCGCCCCGCCACCTGCACACGGTTCGGCCCATCTCTCACTACTCGTCCCCCGTGCTGCTGCAGAGTGGGATGCCCCACATTCCCATACCG ATGAACCTTGGTACCACGGTCACCATGACCTCCAATGGCAGACAGGCAGCCGAGGGTCAGTCCCAGACTTCCTCCTCTGGCAGCCCGTCAGAGCAGGCTGGACAAGGTCAAGGTCCCTCACAAGCACCTAATGGAGCCGGTCAGCCTGGCCAGGGTCCGGGAACTCCGCGGGTGATCAGGATCACTCATCAGACCATGGAGCCGGTGGTGATGATGCAGATGAATTTGGACA ATTCAGGAAATGGGTCTCAGGCTCCAGGACAACAGAACGTGGCATCTGCAGGACACTCTG GCCTTCCCCCGGAGTTCATGCAGGCCATTGTTCACCAGATCTCCCAGCAGGCCGTTGCCATGGCAGCCGCTGCTTCTGCCGGCCATCAGGGGCCGCAGCAGGCGCCTTCGAACGGCGAGCCCCCGGCTCCTCAGCCGCAGGCCAGGGTGGTGATCACTCGTCCGTCCTTCTCACCCCGGATTCCCCAGCCCACCACCAGGGGGGCGACCATTAACTTGCGAGCTACTGTGCCGCCCAGTCCAGGCCAGCAGCCTGGCCAG GGTCCCCCTCTGGCTCCATCTGCTCTCACACAAATGGTCAGTGGTTTGGTTGGTCAGCTCTTGATGCCAATGAgcacag gcGATCAAGTCCCCACATCGACATCCTCACAGTCCGTCTCCTTTTCTACCCCGACCTCCACCGCCGCCGCCTCTCCACCGGCCTCCTCGCCCAGCACATCGGCGCAGACCTCCACCCACACCACAAGCACCGCCTCCACAGGCCAGGCTCAGGAGGGGAACCTTGCCACGCTGCTGGGGTCTCTTTTTGGGGGGGCGGCCGCAGCGGGAGGAGGCGTGTCCGCGGGAAGCCCCGCCATTACGGTCACCGTCCCCGGCGTGCCAGCTTTCATACATGGCATGACCGAGTTCATTCAG GCCGGCCAGCCTGTGTTCCCTCCCCCGGACCCCGTAACTCCCCCCGCGCCCCCGGCAGCGGCTCCTGCGCCCCCACAGCCCCCCAGTGGCGGGGGGGAGACCCTGAGCCCGGAGCTTTTCACTGGGATCGTGCAGGGCGTCCTGTCCACCATGATGGGCTCTCTGGGGGCCGGACAGGGCAACAGCGAAAGCATCGCCCAGTTCATCCAGAGGCTCTCCCAGACCAGCAACCTCTTCACCCCGGGGGCTGGAGATGCCGTGG GTTTTTTTGGAGACCTGCTGTCTCTGGTGTGCCAGAGCATCTCCATGGTGGACATGGTGCTGCTGCTCCACGGAAACCCTCAGCCCCTGGGCCGCATCCAGCCGCAGCTCAGCGCGTTCTTCACCGAGCACTACCTCCAGGGGCGAGAGCCCACCGACGCCAACATCGCG GCTGCTGCTGAGGAGCTCATCAACGGACTGGAGGAGTATATGGCGGAGAGTTTT GCCGGCGTGACCGTGCGGGACGGAGTGGACATCGTCCAAACCAACATGTCCTTCCTCCGACAGCAGTTCACACGAATGGCAGCACACGTGTTGCGCTGCACAG atgAAACGTTCGGCCCTCGTCTCTTGTTCATGTGCACGCAGGGCCTGTTTGAGTGTCTGGCTCTGAACCTCTACTGCCTGAGGGGGGAACACCGAGCGCTCACCGCGGTCGTCAACCACCGCATC AGGAGGATGTCGGCCGAGGTGAATCCCAGTCTGGTGAACTGGCTGACCAGCATGATGTCCATGAGGCTGCACGTGATACTGGAACACAATCCGGTGACCGAAGACCAGATCCAGCATTACGTCACCCGCTCGCAG AGCGAGTCGATGCAAAGCGGCCATCGCGACGCACAGACCAGCCAGCCGGAGAGTCAAAATGTAGAG atGGACGAGACGCGCTCTCCTGCCCCCGCCACCACTGCTGAAGAGGCCATGGCATCATCTGGAGACAGTAGGATGTCTCAGCGGAGAGTGTCCTCGGGAGACGCGGCAGCGAGGGAGGAGTCTGGAGCGGAGGTGGAGCCCTGGGTGACCACCGTGCCACCG GAGTGGGTGCCAATCATCAGACATGACATGCTGTCCCAGAGGAAGATGAAGGCTCAGCCGCCCCTCTCTGACGCCTACCTGCACGGCATGCCGGCCAAGAGGAGGAAG ACCGCGCAGAGCAACGGGCCACACCTCTCCCTTTCCCAGGCGGTGAGCCGGGCCGCCCGGGCTGCGGGGGTCCAGCCCGTAACGCCCCCCGACAGCCTGCAGGGGGAGCTGGAGGCGCCGGAGCTTCAGGAGGCGTACGCCGAGCAG GTGAGGAGCGATTTGAAGAAGAGGGTGAGCGAGGACCCGGACTACAGCTCCCAGCGCTTCCCCAACTCGCACCGCGCCTTCTCAGGCGCCTCGTGA